Genomic segment of Chthoniobacterales bacterium:
CGCGCTGCGCACGGCCGCCCATCGGCTCCGAGCCGGCCGCGTGGTCGGCATTTTTCCGGAAGGCGGCATTCGCGCCGGCGAATCGTCCATTCTCGAAGGCGCGCCCATGCGCCCCGGCGTCGCCGCGCTCGCCCTGCTCGGCCACTCGCCGATCCTGCCCTGCGTGATCGCCGGCACCGACCGCCTGTATCATCGCGGGAACTGGCTCCGCCGCCCGCCGGTCTGGATTCTCACCGGCACGCCGATCGCACCCGAAGGCGAACGCGAGGCGATCCACGCGCGGCTCGCCGCGGCCTACCTCGACCTTCGCGTCCGGATCGTCGCTGAATTCGGCCTCGCCGAGCGCGACCTCCCGCACACCCCGCAGGCCCGCAAGGGCGAAGATCCCTACGCGCCATGAGCCGGCTGATCGCCCACGCGATGGACGCCGCGATGTGCGCCATGATGAATCACCTCCAGTGGCGCCTCCGCCACGACACCTGCACGCGCGAGGAATTCGAGGCCTATCTC
This window contains:
- a CDS encoding lysophospholipid acyltransferase family protein, with protein sequence MGAFEIGGAGQRAFNSAARTAFRAIFGVATRTRIRHLAPIPQGGPLILAPNHISHFDPPLIGSVFPRHVDWMAMEELFRNERFARALALTGAFPVHRDGSDRTALRTAAHRLRAGRVVGIFPEGGIRAGESSILEGAPMRPGVAALALLGHSPILPCVIAGTDRLYHRGNWLRRPPVWILTGTPIAPEGEREAIHARLAAAYLDLRVRIVAEFGLAERDLPHTPQARKGEDPYAP